TCTGCTAGGGCCTTTGTTGCTGTGGGCGGGCTGGCCCGTGCATCCGGCACCCGCCCCGCTGCTGTTGCTCGTTGGCTTGGTGCCGCTGCTGCGCCTCGAGCAGGTGCTCCGCACGCAAGGCGCCCGCACCGGCCGCTTTTGGTGGCTTAGCTATGTGTTTCTGCTGCTCTGGAATGTGCTCACCACCTACTGGGTGGCCTACAGCACCCTGGGCGGCGGCATTGCGGCCAACATCCTGAACGCGGCGCTGCAAAGCCTGCCGCTGCTGGCCTTCTGGCACACGCGGCGCCGGCTGGGCCCGGCGCTGGGCTACCTGGGGTTTGTGGTGTACTGGCTGGCCTTCGAGCAGCTGCACCTTACCTGGGACCTCTCGTGGCCCTGGCTGACGCTCGGCAACGGCTTTGCTATGGTGCCCGGCTGGGTGCAGTGGTACGAGTACACCGGCCAGCTGGGCGGCTCCTTGTGGGTGCTGCTGGCCAACCTGGCGGTGTTCTGGGTGCTGTTTGGGCGCCAGGAGCTTGCGGCACCTAGGGTACTGGGTTTGCGGTGGAAGCCCTGGCTCGCAGCTTTTGCCGCGTTGGTGGTGCCGCTGCTGGTGTCGTTTGCCATTGATGCCCGCTGGCAGGAGAAAGGCCCCGCAGCCGAGGTGGTGGTGGTGCAGCCCAACATCGATCCGTTTCAGGAGAAGTTTGCTGGCGGCGCCAACTACATTCCGGCCGATCAGCAGCTGCAGCGCCTGGTGTCGCTCACCGAATCGGCCCTGACGCCGCAAACCAAGCTGGTACTCTGGCCCGAAACCGCGCTGGAAGAAACCCACTGGGAAAACCAGCTGGCCCAGCAGGCCGATGTGCAACGGGTGCAACGCCTCGTGGCGGCGCACCCGGGCTTACGCTTGATTACCGGCATCACCTCCGTCAGCTCATATGCCTCCAAGGAAGTAGCTAGCCCCACGGCCCGCTTCCGCGACGACCTAGGCTACTACGACGTGTTCAATGCGGCCCTGCACGTGAGCAGCCCCACCGGGCCACTGCAGGTGTACCACAAATCGAAGCTAGTGCCCGGCGTGGAGAAGGTGCCCGGCTGGCTCAACTCAGCCCTAGGTACTATCGACCTGGGCGGCGTAGTGGGCTCGTACGGCTCGCAGGAGTACCGCACGGTGTTCCGCTCGTTCAGCCCCGCTACAGATAGCTCGCTGCGCGTAGCGCCGGTAATCTGCTACGAATCGGTGTACTCCGATTACGTGAGCGAGTACGTGCGCCGCGGGGCCACACTCATCGGCATCATCACCAACGACGGCTGGTGGAGCGACTCGCCCGGCTACAAGCAGCACCTTACCTACGGCCGCCTGCGCGCCATCGAAACCCGCCGCGACATTGCCCGCTCGGCCAACACCGGCATTTCGGGCTTCATCAACCAGCGCGGCGACATTGTGCAGCAAACCGGCTGGTGGGTGCCCGCCGTGAGCCGCTACACCGTGCACCTCAACGACGAGCTTACCTTTTACACCCGCCACGGCGAGCTGTTGGGCCATGCCGTGCAGGCCGTGGCCGTGCTGCTGCTGGCCTTTGTGGTGGTTCGGCGCTTTGTGAAGTAAGCACGACAAGCTCCCCTCCTTGGATGAGGAGGGAATGCGGCAGCTACAGGCTGACGCTGGGGTGGTTGACCCCGCGTCGGATAGTAAAACCACTAACATGAACGTCATGCTGAGCGCAGTCGAAGCATCTCTACCGCTTCGCCAGACACCAACCTCAACGAAGCGGGAGAGATGCTTCGGCTGCGCTCAGCATGACGCCCTAGGTGGTATCGTTCGCACAACCATCAACCACCCCGCCCTTCGGGCACCCCTCCTCATCTGAGGAGGGGAGTTTCGTTCAACTTGTTCCATATTCCATGACTCCCGATTTCAACCAACTCAGCCTGCAAGTAGCCGATGTAGCCCGCCGTGCGGGTCAGTTCATCCGCCAGGAAGCGGCCAACTTCGACCGTGGCCGCGTGGAGAACAAGGGCGTGCACAACCTGGTATCGTACGTGGATGAGGAATCGGAACGGATGGTAGTGGCTGGGTTGCGCGAGCTGCTGCCCGAAGCCGGCTTTATCACCGAAGAAGGCACCGCCGGCGAAGCCACCCGCCAGGAGTTCACCTGGATTATCGATCCGCTCGATGGCACCACCAATTTCATCCACGGCTTGCCGTGCTACTCCGTAAGCATCGCGCTGCTGCACGGCCAGGAGCTGGCCGTTGGCGTGGTATACGAAGTAAACCTCGACGAATGCTTCCGGGCGGTGCGGGGCGGCGGCGCCTTCTGCAACGATACGCCCATTCGGGTGTCATCGGCGCCCGATCTGAACCATTCGTTGGTGGCCACGGGCTTCCCGTACAGCAACTTCAACCGCATCGATACCTACTTGCCCATCCTCAAGGAGTTTATGCGCCGCACCAACGGCGTACGCCGCGTGGGCTCGGCGGCCGTCGATTTGGCGTGGGTGGCGGCTGGACGCTTCGAGGGCTATTTTGAGTTCAACATCAACTCCTACGATGTAGCCGCCGGCATTTTGCTCGTGCGCGAAGCCGGCGGGCAGGTAACGCAATTTCTGATTGATGGAGACCCAATTTTTAACCGCGAGATTCTGGCTACCAACGGCCACGTACACCGCGAAATGCAGGAGGTAATAGCCGAGCACTGGCAGTAGCCTAGAAGAATAACAGACTCCTCTCCTCAGCTGAGGAGGGGACGCGACGAGTTTACTCGCCGCTGGGGTGGTTGATAATCGTTGCTGACGTGAAGGCAGTAACTCCCTAGGGAAACAACATCAGCAACGACGCAACCACTCCCGTCGCTGCTAAAGCAGCAACATTCCCTCCGCAGCCGAGGAGGGAATGTTAACGCGCAACTTTTTACCCATCTCGCTAGTTTTGCAGGCGTTATGCTGATTCAGGAACTCATCATTCTGGCGCTTTTTCTAGGTGCTGCCTTTTACGTGGGGCGCCGCCTGTGGCAGAGCTTGTTTGCCAAAGCGGAGGGCGCCTGCCCCAAAGGCTGCGGCGGCGCGTGCGGCACCATCAACGTCGATGCCCTGCAGCGCACCATCGAAAAAGCTCAGCAGCAAAAGCAACAACCCGCCTAGTCAAGCATTTCGCTTCTGGCATATAACCCGCCCCGCCCATGGCTGCGTATAGCCCGGGCGGGGCGGCGTGTTTCCGGCCGCTTCGTGTTCCTTCTCTCAATCCATCCACACCAAGCACCCCCTGCGCTATGCAAGACAAAGAAGAAGAACGCGCCCTTGTCAACGTCGAACGCAAGCTGACCGAAGACGGCTTTACCTCCGATTTCAACGTGCAAGACGGTCGTTTGTGCGTTATCGGCTCCGACAACAACAAGTCGTATGGTCCCGATGAAGTGACCATCGTCGATTTTTACCGTTTCGAGGGCGAAAGCAACCCCGATGATATGTCGATTCTGTATGCTATTGAAACCAACGACGGCGTACGCGGCACCATCTCGAACGCCTTCGGCACCTACGCCGACGTTGACGTTGACGACTTCCTGCGCAAAGTTGAAGACCTAGGAAAAAACCTCGACAAGGCACACAAGTAAGCCCTAGCCCGTATACCTATTGCCGCGCCGCCACCAGCTGCCTCCCTAC
The sequence above is drawn from the Hymenobacter sp. YIM 151858-1 genome and encodes:
- a CDS encoding FeoB-associated Cys-rich membrane protein, which encodes MLIQELIILALFLGAAFYVGRRLWQSLFAKAEGACPKGCGGACGTINVDALQRTIEKAQQQKQQPA
- a CDS encoding inositol monophosphatase family protein; its protein translation is MTPDFNQLSLQVADVARRAGQFIRQEAANFDRGRVENKGVHNLVSYVDEESERMVVAGLRELLPEAGFITEEGTAGEATRQEFTWIIDPLDGTTNFIHGLPCYSVSIALLHGQELAVGVVYEVNLDECFRAVRGGGAFCNDTPIRVSSAPDLNHSLVATGFPYSNFNRIDTYLPILKEFMRRTNGVRRVGSAAVDLAWVAAGRFEGYFEFNINSYDVAAGILLVREAGGQVTQFLIDGDPIFNREILATNGHVHREMQEVIAEHWQ
- the lnt gene encoding apolipoprotein N-acyltransferase, with translation MSLSFKDFANKPWLLVLLGPLLLWAGWPVHPAPAPLLLLVGLVPLLRLEQVLRTQGARTGRFWWLSYVFLLLWNVLTTYWVAYSTLGGGIAANILNAALQSLPLLAFWHTRRRLGPALGYLGFVVYWLAFEQLHLTWDLSWPWLTLGNGFAMVPGWVQWYEYTGQLGGSLWVLLANLAVFWVLFGRQELAAPRVLGLRWKPWLAAFAALVVPLLVSFAIDARWQEKGPAAEVVVVQPNIDPFQEKFAGGANYIPADQQLQRLVSLTESALTPQTKLVLWPETALEETHWENQLAQQADVQRVQRLVAAHPGLRLITGITSVSSYASKEVASPTARFRDDLGYYDVFNAALHVSSPTGPLQVYHKSKLVPGVEKVPGWLNSALGTIDLGGVVGSYGSQEYRTVFRSFSPATDSSLRVAPVICYESVYSDYVSEYVRRGATLIGIITNDGWWSDSPGYKQHLTYGRLRAIETRRDIARSANTGISGFINQRGDIVQQTGWWVPAVSRYTVHLNDELTFYTRHGELLGHAVQAVAVLLLAFVVVRRFVK